A DNA window from Loxodonta africana isolate mLoxAfr1 chromosome 7, mLoxAfr1.hap2, whole genome shotgun sequence contains the following coding sequences:
- the LOC100667638 gene encoding olfactory receptor 51G2-like: protein MVPVNSTSSIFSTFLVTGIPGVEACHIWISIPFCAMFFISLVGNVTIIMVIWREQTFHVPMYLFLAMLAASDLGLSLFTFPTMLRIFWLDARELTFSACFTQMFFIHLFQVSESAVILAMAFDRYVAISRPLHYSSILTNSIITRIGLAIFVRTLTVQVPLPILLRRLCFCHSNVLSHSYCLHPDIIKLSCSNTRINSILGLFVVLSTMGLDFLFILLSYVLILKTVLSIASHGGRLKALNTCISHLCAVVLFFTPMICLSMLHRFGPRLPSHIYVLVANMHFLIPPVMNPIVYVVKTKQIRDKILKLFIKKGPGES from the coding sequence ATGGTTCCTGTCAATAGCACCAGCTCCATTTTCTCCACCTTCCTGGTGACAGGCATTCCTGGAGTGGAAGCTTGTCACATCTGGATCTCCATACCCTTCTGTGCCATGTTCTTCATTTCCTTGGTTGGCAACGTGACCATCATAATGGTTATATGGAGGGAGCAGACCTTCCATGTGCCTATGTATCTCTTCCTGGCCATGCTGGCTGCCTCTGATCTAGGTCTATCCCTCTTCACTTTCCCCACAATGCTAAGGATCTTCTGGCTGGATGCCCGAGAGCTGACCTTCTCTGCTTGCTTTACTCAAATGTTCTTCATTCACTTGTTCCAGGTTTCTGAGTCAGCTGTCATCCTGGCGATGGCctttgaccgctatgtggccatttctcGTCCATTGCACTATTCCTCCATCCTTACTAATAGCATAATTACCAGGATAGGTTTGGCCATTTTTGTACGAACCTTGACTGTACAGGTGCCTCTTCCCATCCTCTTGAGGAGACTGTGCTTCTGTCACTCCAATGTCCTTTCCCATTCCTACTGCCTGCATCCTGACATCATAAAGCTCTCCTGTTCCAACACTAGGATCAATAGCATCTTGGGATTGTTTGTGGTACTTTCCACTATGGGACTTgattttctcttcattctcctttcttaTGTGCTGATTCTGAAAACCGTGCTAAGCATTGCATCCCATGGTGGTCGCCTCAAGGCCCTCAACACTTGCATTTCACACCTCTGTGCTGTGGTCCTCTTTTTCACCCCCATGATCTGCCTGTCGATGTTACACCGCTTTGGCCCAAGGCTTCCCTCACACATCTATGTGCTCGTGGCTAACATGCACTTCCTCATTCCTCCTGTGATGAACCCCATTGTCTATGTGGTGAAAACCAAGCAGATACGAGATAAAATTCTGAAACTCTTCATCAAGAAAGGACCTGGAGAATCCTGA
- the LOC100667924 gene encoding olfactory receptor 51G2-like has product MAIRNNSNASSFLFILMDLPGLESAHCWTAIPICSIYVLSVLGNITVMYIVKSVPSLHTPMYLFLSMLSMADLGLSASTLPSMAAVFLLGQRKVEAVTCFVQLFFIHTFSVIESAVLLAMAFDRCVAIREPLRYATILTTKRIGAIGLVIVTRSVALHLPLPVLLRQLQFQPVSALAHSYCVHPDVLRLARFSTQVSSGLGLFVMLSSLGLDAVLIFLSYVLILKTVLRIASNAERLKAFNTCISHICAVLLFYTPLVSLSMIHRFGKKNLPAQVYMLLSYLHFLVPPMLNPVVYSVKTKEIRVRILRMVYHKKL; this is encoded by the coding sequence ATGGCAATTCGTAACAACAGTAATGCCAGCAGCTTCCTTTTCATACTGATGGATCTCCCTGGGCTGGAGAGTGCTCATTGCTGGACAGCTATTCCTATCTGTTCTATCTATGTTCTCTCTGTGCTGGGCAACATCACCGTCATGTACATTGTCAAGTCTGTGCCCAGtctccacacacccatgtacctATTCCTTTCCATGCTCTCAATGGCTGACCTAGGCCTCTCAGCTTCCACATTGCCTTCCATGGCAGCTGTCTTTCTCCTGGGCCAGAGGAAGGTAGAAGCTGTAACTTGCTTTGTGCAACTTTTCTTTATTCATACTTTCTCAGTCATTGAGTCAGCTGTGTTGTTGGCTATGGCTTTTGATCGCTGTGTGGCTATCCGAGAGCCTTTACGCTATGCCACCATACTCACAACCAAGCGTATTGGGGCTATTGGGCTAGTCATTGTGACCCGTAGTGTTGCCCTCCATTTGCCCCTGCCTGTGCTCCTCAGACAACTGCAATTCCAGCCTGTGAGTGCTCTGGCTCATTCCTATTGTGTTCACCCTGATGTTCTAAGACTGGCCAGATTCAGTACTCAAGTGAGCAGTGGCCTTGGACTCTTTGTAATGCTCTCCTCTCTGGGACTAGATGCTGTGCTCATTTTCCTGTCCTATGTGCTGATCTTAAAGACAGTGCTCAGAATTGCTTCCAATGCTGAGAGGCTTAAGGCCTTCAACACCTGCATTTCCCATATCTGTGCTGTACTACTATTTTATACTCCATTAGTCAGCCTGTCCATGATCCATCGTTTTGGCAAGAAGAACCTACCAGCACAGGTATATATGCTTCTCTCCTATTTGCACTTTCTTGTACCTCCAATGCTCAACCCAGTTGTCTACAGTGTCAAAACCAAAGAGATTCGAGTGCGCATTCTGAGGATGGTCTACCACAAAAAGCTCTGA